The genomic interval CAGAAGGTGAGATTGATGCCAGGGAATTTCAGCCAGACTGGCGCGGAGGCGATGATGGTGGCGCAGGAACACGGAGTGATAAGGGTCATCGCAAGAGTGCTGCTGTGGGCGTTGGCGGTCGGGGCCATGGTAGCGGCAGGAGCGATGGCCGCGGGAATGCCGGTTGTGCGCGCCGCGACGCACTCGGTCGACGTGACGATCGTCGCGGGCAAGAACGCGAGCGATGGGAGCTTCGACTTCATCGGATACCAGCGTGGCGCCATGACGATCACGGTGCCTGTCGGCTGGAAGGTCGTAGTGCACTTTGAGAACGCGGGCATGGTGCCGCACAGCATGGCGGTG from bacterium carries:
- a CDS encoding sulfocyanin-like copper-binding protein; protein product: MPGNFSQTGAEAMMVAQEHGVIRVIARVLLWALAVGAMVAAGAMAAGMPVVRAATHSVDVTIVAGKNASDGSFDFIGYQRGAMTITVPVGWKVVVHFENAGMVPHSMAVLPTGAHQQVAPSGTPAFPGATTANFVAGLPKGAKQTFTFEASKAGTYEFICGVPAHAVAGMWDSLVVSDTADAPSVTPLGAATFSVQ